A stretch of Apostichopus japonicus isolate 1M-3 chromosome 9, ASM3797524v1, whole genome shotgun sequence DNA encodes these proteins:
- the LOC139973854 gene encoding uncharacterized protein gives MGNQRRELFCVNFFTLLIGWNVLALITASADVTDRSSSLSYFLFQSTENPKDCQEILNTCSNTQNASGVYKIKPAGFPEPFEVYCDKDLRSDGWTVIQRRTNGFINFNRNWDDYKHGFGFLGSEFWLGNEKIAHLTNQKKYQLRMDFTNATGHSYHVTYDDFRIVDEWSQYSIQSLGEEGGNADPDPEWCPSNTRFSNSTCERRCTEPNTCITSGSMESERCICPDGYMIQGEDCIPESQCGCFLQEKGRVLNIRQCIIETFDDESFVNSDCTYRVNCIDNRLSYEDDYRCSDNATCQERDGVRGCICNHRFEGDGVTCIEPAKDCYEIYKTGIHVDGVYTIYPSGWEDSGFQVYCEMSTDGGGWTVLQRRRSGSVNFYRGWNEYKDGFESPSSDHWLGNDKIHDLSVQRSYQLKVDLTDSAGSQYYALYSTFSIGDERDKYTLSLGSYSGNAGYNSMNWNNGDPFSTHDRDNDGTNFVNCAEKHRGAWWYPHRNYYSYNYCIYFSQSGHYYSCTDSNLNGDYQYSGSRGIFWYNLPGNDCRLKGTKMRIRPVG, from the exons GCTTCTGCTGACGTCACAGATCGATCATCGA GTTTATCGTACTTTCTATTCCAATCAACTGAGAACCCGAAAGATTGCCAAGAAATCCTCAATACATGTTCAAATACCCAAAATGCATCTGGTGTCTATAAAATCAAACCTGCTGGTTTCCCAGAGCCGTTCGAAGTATACTGTGATAAAGACTTACGCAGTGATGGATGGACG GTAATACAGCGACGGACGAATGGATTCATCAACTTTAATCGGAATTGGGACGATTACAAGCACGGTTTTGGATTTCTGGGAAGTGAATTTTGGTtaggaaatgagaaaattgctCACCTAACAAATCAAAAGAAGTATCAACTTCGTATGGATTTTACGAATGCTACAGGGCACTCGTATCATGTGACCTACGACGATTTTCGTATTGTTGATGAATGGAGCCAATATTCTATTCAAAGTCTTGGAGAGGAAGGTGGCAATGCAG ATCCAGACCCAGAGTGGTGTCCATCGAATACGAGGTTTTCTAACAGTACATGCGAGAGACGTTGTACCGAACCCAATACGTGTATCACTTCAGGTTCTATGGAATCGGAAAGATGCATCTGTCCAGACGGTTATATGATACAAGGAGAGGACTGCATACCTGAAAGTCAGTGTGGATGCTTTTTACAAGAAAAGGGAAGAGTGCTTAATATACGTCAATGTATCATTGAGAcgttt GACGATGAATCATTTGTCAATTCTGACTGTACTTACCGTGTAAACTGCATCGACAATCGGCTGAGTTATGAAGATGACTACCGATGTAGTGACAATGCAACGTGTCAGGAGAGAGACGGAGTGCGAGGATGTATTTGCAACCATAGGTTTGAAGGAGATGGGGTAACGTGTATCGAACCCGCAAAGGATTGCTACGAGATATACAAAACAGGGATCCATGTCGATGGGGTTTATACCATCTATCCTTCTGGCTGGGAGGATTCTGGCTTCCAGGTCTACTGTGAGATGTCAAcagacggaggaggatggacg GTTCTCCAGAGAAGGAGGTCTGGTTCAGTTAACTTCTATCGTGGTTGGAATGAATACAAGGACGGGTTTGAAAGTCCAAGCAGTGATCACTGGCTTGGTAACGACAAGATTCACGACCTTTCAGTTCAGAGGTCATACCAACTTAAGGTGGATCTGACAGATTCAGCTGGTTCACAGTATTACGCCCTCTACTCCACATTCAGCATTGGAGACGAGCGTGACAAATATACGCTCTCTTTAGGCTCGTACTCGGGAAATgcag GTTATAACTCCATGAACTGGAACAACGGAGATCCGTTTAGCACGCACGATAGGGACAACGATGGCACAAATTTTGTCAACTGTGCTGAGAAGCATCGCGGTGCCTGGTGGTACCCGCATCGTAATTATTATAGTTATAATTACTGCATTTATTTTAGTCAAAGTGGACATTACTACTCTTGCACTGATTCTAACCTCAACGGAGACTACCAGTACAGCGGCTCCCGTGGAATCTTCTGGTATAATCTTCCTGGGAACGATTGCCGCCTCAAGGGTACAAAAATGAGGATACGGCCAGTTGGATAA